In a genomic window of Pokkaliibacter sp. MBI-7:
- a CDS encoding SDR family oxidoreductase, whose translation MTSTALITGASGGIGLELARIHASRRGNLVLVARSADKLNSLATELRKQFGVEVLVIVEDLAEPEAAQRIFARTEAAGIEIDVLINNAGFGGHGLFVERSLDSEQAMMQVNMVSLTRLTHYYVKGMVKRRKGRILNVSSTASFMPGPLQAVYYATKAYVTSFTQALAEELRVHNVTATALCPGAVATDFVAAGNLEGVTLWKHARSARSAAECGYEAMQKGELVAFNQKDLRFLLNWIVPLLPRKLILKMSRKAMEK comes from the coding sequence GTGACCAGCACCGCACTGATTACAGGCGCTTCCGGTGGTATAGGACTGGAATTGGCGCGTATCCACGCCAGCAGACGGGGCAATCTCGTGCTGGTGGCCCGTTCTGCTGACAAGCTAAATAGCCTCGCTACTGAGCTGCGCAAGCAGTTTGGTGTAGAAGTATTGGTGATCGTGGAAGATCTGGCCGAGCCTGAGGCCGCCCAGCGTATCTTTGCCAGAACGGAAGCGGCGGGCATTGAGATTGATGTGCTGATCAACAACGCAGGCTTTGGTGGGCACGGTTTGTTTGTTGAGCGCAGTCTGGACTCCGAGCAGGCGATGATGCAGGTGAACATGGTGAGCCTGACCAGGCTGACCCATTACTATGTCAAAGGTATGGTGAAACGCAGAAAGGGCAGAATTCTGAATGTCTCTTCTACCGCGTCGTTTATGCCAGGCCCGCTGCAGGCGGTGTATTACGCGACCAAAGCCTACGTTACCTCCTTTACACAGGCACTGGCGGAAGAGCTGCGGGTACACAATGTCACTGCCACAGCACTGTGTCCGGGCGCAGTGGCGACAGACTTTGTCGCCGCCGGCAATCTTGAAGGTGTGACACTCTGGAAGCACGCCAGATCGGCTCGTTCTGCCGCTGAGTGTGGCTATGAGGCCATGCAAAAAGGCGAGCTGGTGGCCTTCAACCAGAAAGATCTCAGGTTCCTCCTCAACTGGATTGTGCCGCTGTTACCACGCAAACTGATCCTGAAAATGTCACGCAAGGCGATGGAAAAATAA
- a CDS encoding cupin domain-containing protein produces the protein MEIIRAKQFKADRSWGAKNIANMNGVTTRLHWTKEPYKWHVNDGEEVFVVLDGTVEMFFKEDGLEKSALLNTGDIFFASAGTEHVAHPVGEARILVVEKEGSV, from the coding sequence GTGGAAATTATCAGAGCTAAACAATTTAAAGCCGACCGCTCTTGGGGAGCGAAAAATATTGCCAATATGAACGGCGTGACAACGCGTTTGCACTGGACGAAAGAGCCTTACAAGTGGCACGTAAATGACGGTGAAGAGGTATTTGTCGTACTTGATGGCACTGTGGAAATGTTTTTTAAAGAGGATGGTCTGGAGAAATCTGCCTTGCTGAATACTGGTGATATTTTCTTTGCGTCCGCAGGCACTGAGCATGTCGCTCATCCAGTGGGTGAAGCAAGAATACTGGTGGTTGAAAAGGAAGGTAGTGTGTGA
- a CDS encoding tripartite tricarboxylate transporter substrate-binding protein: MSVPTLLRRSLIALTLSGAITAVHAQSGNPECLAPAKPGGGYDLTCRLAANGLEQTHLLDKPMLVNYMPGGIGAVAYNHVNGVRSDDPDLIVAASTGAALNLALGKFGKQYTASDVRWVGALGVDYGAIVVSADAPWKDLPALMNDLKANPGAVAIGAGGTVGSQDWMKAALTSKAAGVDPRKLRYVSFEGGGEALAALLGGHIQVFTGDLSELKSQLDGGKIRVLAALSEDRVGGPYASIPTAKEQGYDVEWPIWRGYYMGPKVSDADYQAWVKRLEELNQKPEFAQLREARGLFPMAKFGSDFDSYVKKQVADFQALAKEVGLIK, encoded by the coding sequence ATGTCTGTACCTACCCTGCTGCGTCGCAGCCTGATTGCCCTCACCCTGAGCGGTGCCATCACAGCCGTCCATGCTCAGTCCGGTAACCCTGAATGTCTGGCCCCAGCCAAGCCCGGTGGTGGCTATGACCTGACCTGCCGTCTGGCTGCCAATGGCCTGGAGCAGACTCACCTGCTGGATAAGCCGATGCTGGTCAACTATATGCCCGGCGGTATCGGTGCGGTGGCCTATAACCACGTCAACGGGGTGCGCAGTGATGACCCCGACCTGATTGTCGCCGCCAGTACCGGTGCGGCGCTGAACCTGGCACTGGGCAAATTCGGCAAGCAGTACACGGCCAGTGATGTGCGCTGGGTTGGCGCGCTGGGGGTGGACTACGGTGCCATCGTGGTCAGTGCTGATGCCCCCTGGAAAGATCTGCCCGCCCTGATGAATGACCTTAAGGCCAATCCCGGTGCAGTAGCCATCGGTGCTGGCGGTACTGTCGGCAGCCAGGACTGGATGAAAGCCGCTCTGACTTCCAAAGCCGCAGGCGTAGACCCCCGCAAACTGCGCTACGTGTCGTTCGAGGGCGGTGGTGAAGCGCTGGCCGCACTGCTGGGCGGGCACATTCAGGTCTTTACCGGCGATCTGTCTGAACTGAAATCACAGCTGGATGGCGGCAAGATCCGCGTACTGGCAGCCCTGTCGGAAGATCGTGTCGGCGGCCCCTATGCCAGCATCCCCACGGCCAAAGAACAGGGTTATGACGTCGAATGGCCGATCTGGCGCGGTTACTACATGGGCCCCAAAGTCAGCGATGCGGACTATCAGGCCTGGGTCAAGCGCCTCGAAGAGCTGAACCAGAAACCGGAATTCGCGCAACTGCGTGAAGCCCGTGGCCTGTTCCCCATGGCCAAGTTCGGCAGCGACTTCGACAGTTATGTGAAGAAGCAGGTCGCTGACTTCCAGGCACTGGCCAAAGAAGTAGGTCTGATCAAATGA
- a CDS encoding tripartite tricarboxylate transporter TctB family protein: MSTAADRVLSLLLLGLAAFVAVQANQLEVPFSYDPVGPKAFPMLMAAVLAVLALALLVRPGKGKPWPRGILLVKLVSVLVVLGAYAWAFSALGYLLATAVTSGILAYLFNAGALRAVLAGVLLSIGSYLLFTYALGITLPWGHVLPALG; encoded by the coding sequence ATGAGTACTGCCGCCGACCGAGTTCTCAGCCTGCTGCTGCTCGGCCTGGCGGCCTTTGTCGCCGTCCAGGCCAACCAGCTCGAAGTGCCGTTCAGCTATGACCCTGTAGGTCCCAAAGCCTTTCCGATGTTGATGGCCGCCGTGCTGGCAGTGCTGGCGCTGGCGCTGCTGGTACGCCCCGGCAAGGGCAAGCCCTGGCCCCGCGGCATCCTGCTGGTCAAGCTGGTCAGTGTGCTGGTGGTTCTGGGCGCCTATGCCTGGGCCTTCTCTGCTCTGGGTTATCTGCTGGCGACTGCTGTCACCAGTGGCATTCTCGCTTATCTGTTCAACGCCGGGGCATTGCGCGCCGTGCTTGCCGGTGTACTGCTATCCATTGGCAGTTACCTGCTGTTCACCTACGCCCTGGGTATCACCCTGCCCTGGGGTCACGTGCTGCCCGCTCTGGGCTGA
- a CDS encoding tripartite tricarboxylate transporter permease, translating into MWDFLIHGFGVAITPLNIGLVLIGSLLGTLFGALPGIGPINGIAILMPLAYTLGLPPESALILLAGIYTGSEYGGRMSSILLNVPGDAGAVMTTIDGYPLAQKGLAGPALGLSAVSSFVGATLAIVGLTLFAPLLAIVSVKFGPAEYFGLMLFAFASMSAMMGNDPVKTLIGAVLGILVATIGIDSGTGVMRFTFDMPELYDGIDFVVLIIGLFAISEILLMLEEAFHSKGDGAIAPIGRVMVSWKEVMFCKWTMLRSSLIGFVIGVLPGTGASVASAVAYTTEKRVSDRDGTFGHGDMRGLAAPEAANNASAAGSFVPMLTLGIPGSGTTAILLGALMLYNITPGPTLFSDQPVIVGGLIASLYIGNVVLLALNLPLAGVFARVLTVPKWVLVPGVAILSFVGVYQLHSDLMAIYLMLIIGVFGYLLRKFGFSLAPIILGFVLGRLMEENLRRALAISGGDVSILWESALSLGLWIAAVAVMVAPWVLGRRKGPSVAHAAESKAEELAAD; encoded by the coding sequence ATGTGGGATTTCCTTATCCACGGGTTTGGCGTAGCCATTACCCCGCTCAATATCGGTCTGGTGCTGATCGGCTCGCTGCTCGGTACCCTGTTTGGTGCCCTGCCCGGCATCGGCCCCATCAACGGTATCGCCATTCTGATGCCGCTGGCCTATACCCTTGGCCTGCCACCGGAATCAGCCCTGATTCTGCTGGCGGGTATCTATACCGGCTCCGAATACGGTGGCCGTATGTCGAGCATTCTGCTTAACGTCCCCGGCGATGCCGGTGCGGTCATGACCACCATCGACGGCTATCCACTGGCCCAGAAGGGGCTGGCTGGTCCTGCGCTCGGTCTGTCGGCGGTCAGTTCCTTTGTGGGAGCCACGCTGGCCATTGTCGGTCTGACCCTGTTCGCGCCCTTGCTGGCTATCGTCTCGGTGAAGTTTGGCCCGGCAGAATACTTTGGCCTGATGCTGTTCGCCTTCGCTTCCATGTCGGCCATGATGGGTAACGATCCGGTAAAAACCCTCATCGGTGCAGTGCTGGGCATTCTGGTGGCCACCATCGGCATCGACTCCGGTACCGGTGTCATGCGCTTCACCTTTGATATGCCTGAGCTGTATGACGGTATCGATTTTGTGGTGCTGATCATCGGCCTGTTTGCCATCAGCGAGATTCTGCTGATGCTGGAAGAGGCCTTTCACAGCAAGGGCGATGGAGCCATCGCCCCCATTGGTCGGGTCATGGTGAGCTGGAAGGAAGTGATGTTCTGCAAATGGACCATGCTGCGCTCCAGCCTGATTGGCTTCGTTATTGGTGTACTGCCCGGCACCGGTGCCTCGGTGGCCAGTGCGGTGGCCTATACCACGGAAAAACGTGTGAGTGACCGCGATGGTACGTTCGGTCACGGTGATATGCGCGGTCTGGCCGCCCCGGAAGCCGCCAACAACGCCTCGGCGGCGGGTTCGTTTGTGCCCATGCTGACGCTGGGGATTCCCGGCTCAGGCACCACGGCCATCCTGCTGGGCGCGCTGATGCTCTATAACATTACCCCCGGCCCGACCCTGTTCAGTGATCAGCCGGTGATTGTCGGTGGCCTGATCGCCTCGCTGTATATCGGCAACGTGGTGCTGCTGGCACTGAACCTGCCACTGGCCGGCGTCTTCGCCCGGGTACTGACCGTGCCCAAGTGGGTGCTGGTACCCGGTGTGGCGATCCTGTCCTTTGTCGGGGTTTATCAGCTGCACTCTGATCTGATGGCAATCTACCTGATGCTGATTATCGGTGTGTTCGGATACCTGCTGCGCAAGTTCGGCTTTTCTCTGGCGCCCATCATTCTCGGTTTTGTACTGGGCCGTCTGATGGAAGAAAACCTGCGCCGGGCGCTGGCCATCAGCGGCGGTGATGTATCGATCCTGTGGGAGTCCGCCCTGTCACTGGGCTTGTGGATTGCCGCCGTAGCGGTGATGGTGGCACCCTGGGTACTGGGACGCCGCAAAGGCCCCAGCGTCGCCCACGCAGCCGAAAGTAAGGCCGAGGAGCTGGCTGCCGATTAG
- a CDS encoding ABC transporter substrate-binding protein translates to MTGRHWRWALMACALLTALPAAAATLIVEAALDRDIFEPVLTAFQKANSDIQIDYRDRSTIDVEQRARASDDPPDVVISSAMPWQVALSNDGLAQPLTTPEAQQWPQWAKWRNEVFGFTFEPIVIAYRLELAAAMPPPSTHRDLLDILTHYRQQLDGKVVSYSPYSSGIGDMLFQQDARYTPRMWDLVAAMGAANTDFRGTTRSMLEGLTAGRYWLGYNLLGSYALVWAQRHPEIIVQVPNDYSLVMMRTALIHRNARHVDAAQRFVNFLLSKEGQFVMAGETPLFSVRPDVIGPYTAQRLRDEVGDHLYPIPVDATLLAFVDPLRRQSFLKRWNRELKILRQPAD, encoded by the coding sequence ATGACAGGCAGACACTGGCGCTGGGCATTGATGGCATGTGCGCTGCTGACAGCGCTTCCCGCGGCGGCCGCCACCCTGATTGTGGAGGCGGCACTGGACCGGGACATCTTCGAGCCTGTGCTGACCGCCTTTCAAAAGGCCAACAGTGATATTCAGATCGATTACCGTGATCGCTCCACCATTGATGTTGAGCAGCGTGCCAGAGCCAGTGATGATCCGCCCGATGTGGTGATCAGCTCAGCAATGCCCTGGCAGGTGGCGCTCAGTAATGACGGTCTGGCCCAGCCGCTGACCACGCCGGAGGCACAGCAGTGGCCACAGTGGGCGAAGTGGCGTAATGAGGTGTTTGGCTTCACCTTCGAGCCGATTGTGATTGCCTACCGGCTGGAGCTGGCAGCGGCGATGCCGCCTCCCAGCACCCATCGCGACCTGCTGGATATTCTCACTCATTACCGTCAGCAGCTGGATGGCAAGGTCGTCAGCTATTCACCGTACTCCAGTGGTATCGGCGATATGCTGTTCCAGCAGGATGCCCGCTACACCCCGCGCATGTGGGATCTGGTCGCCGCCATGGGGGCCGCCAATACCGATTTTCGCGGCACCACGCGCAGCATGCTGGAAGGGCTGACTGCCGGTCGCTACTGGCTGGGCTATAACCTGCTCGGTTCGTATGCGCTGGTATGGGCGCAGCGACACCCGGAAATCATCGTGCAGGTGCCCAACGACTATTCGCTGGTGATGATGCGCACCGCGCTGATTCATCGCAATGCGCGCCATGTGGATGCCGCCCAGCGCTTCGTCAACTTCCTGCTCAGCAAGGAAGGGCAGTTTGTGATGGCGGGCGAGACGCCGCTGTTCAGCGTCCGCCCGGACGTGATTGGCCCCTATACCGCGCAGCGTCTGCGTGATGAAGTAGGGGATCATCTCTATCCCATTCCGGTAGATGCCACTCTGCTTGCGTTTGTCGATCCGCTACGCCGGCAAAGTTTTCTGAAACGCTGGAACCGGGAGCTGAAGATATTGCGGCAGCCAGCAGACTAG
- a CDS encoding sensor histidine kinase — MIRSLKRSLALWWLAIMLMLGGLMLIEAWSSAHRSADQALDGQLEAASLTIAEAMQWSDGMPLIEIPASALEVLATRWQERVFYELIGADGQLITRNAELPVTDKLKRAVSKAPVYVDASYHGETIRLHGREVSSAGWDTQEPVQVWVAHTCIGRDELARTLIERTLTRILATMLIAGVILIFAMRAWMMPIRRLRSALRERELEDTRPLLVDVPEEMNELTDTLNHLFGRQRQHRDSLLRFIADASHQLKTPLAGLRSISELSLKSPDPRDWQQALTTIQDETDRTSRLATQLLNLTRLRHQVDLADTDRIALDRLLKSTVLEWAERQDARDHDIGVEIVGSGPFVVCGEEWALHELINNLIDNALRYTPAGTVITLGLRRLNQQLELFIEDNGPGVGVPDPASLIRPFERAGRQDTCGSGLGLAIVASIAERHHGQLQLSHCQPSGLRVSLLLAVAESGHGEEDQ; from the coding sequence ATGATCCGCTCCCTCAAGCGCAGTCTGGCACTGTGGTGGCTGGCCATCATGCTGATGCTCGGTGGCCTGATGCTGATCGAGGCCTGGAGCAGCGCCCACCGCTCTGCCGATCAGGCGCTGGATGGCCAGCTGGAGGCGGCCAGTCTGACCATCGCCGAGGCCATGCAGTGGTCAGACGGCATGCCACTGATCGAAATCCCCGCTTCGGCGCTGGAAGTGCTGGCGACCCGCTGGCAGGAGCGGGTGTTCTATGAGCTGATCGGTGCCGATGGCCAGCTGATTACCCGTAATGCCGAACTGCCCGTCACCGACAAACTCAAACGTGCTGTCAGTAAAGCACCGGTCTATGTGGATGCCAGCTATCACGGAGAAACCATTCGCCTGCATGGGCGGGAGGTCAGCTCTGCCGGATGGGACACGCAGGAGCCGGTGCAGGTGTGGGTGGCCCATACCTGTATTGGCCGGGATGAGCTGGCGCGCACGCTGATCGAGCGCACCCTGACCCGCATTCTTGCCACCATGCTGATTGCCGGGGTGATTCTGATTTTTGCCATGCGCGCCTGGATGATGCCCATCCGGCGCCTGCGCTCAGCGTTGCGGGAACGTGAGCTGGAAGACACCCGGCCACTGCTGGTGGACGTGCCGGAAGAAATGAATGAACTCACCGACACCCTCAATCATCTGTTCGGACGTCAGCGTCAGCACCGCGACAGCCTGCTGCGCTTTATCGCCGATGCCTCGCACCAGCTGAAAACCCCGCTGGCCGGATTGCGCAGTATTTCCGAACTGTCACTCAAGAGCCCTGATCCGCGCGACTGGCAACAGGCACTGACGACCATTCAGGACGAAACCGACCGTACCAGCCGGCTGGCGACCCAGCTGCTGAATCTGACACGGCTGCGTCATCAGGTCGATCTGGCCGACACCGACCGTATTGCGCTCGACCGCCTGCTTAAATCCACCGTACTGGAGTGGGCAGAGCGGCAGGATGCCCGGGATCACGATATTGGCGTCGAGATTGTCGGCAGTGGCCCCTTTGTGGTCTGTGGTGAGGAGTGGGCGTTGCATGAGCTGATCAACAACCTGATCGACAATGCACTGCGTTACACCCCGGCGGGAACGGTGATCACCCTTGGCTTGCGTCGCCTGAACCAGCAGCTGGAGCTGTTCATTGAAGACAATGGGCCGGGTGTCGGCGTGCCGGACCCGGCCAGCCTGATACGGCCGTTCGAGCGGGCCGGGCGGCAGGATACCTGTGGTTCCGGGCTGGGATTGGCCATCGTCGCCTCCATCGCCGAGCGCCATCATGGCCAGCTGCAGTTGAGTCACTGTCAGCCCAGCGGCCTGCGGGTCAGCCTGCTGCTGGCCGTGGCCGAAAGCGGACACGGGGAGGAAGACCAATGA
- a CDS encoding response regulator, whose protein sequence is MHLLLIEDDPLLAQSVGTALRQHGHVVDAFCSAGEALRALEMGQFDLVLLDLGLPDGDGLTVLQAIRRRQDATPVLILTARDGLEDRVKGLDLGADDYLTKPFSLVELEARVRALLRRSQQRLDNHLRFGRIRVDVESATAYVDELPIELPRRELTLLESLLLHAGRIVPRETLEQRLFGFEAVGANALEVYVSRLRKRLTDSGVEIRTIRGLGYRLDEARG, encoded by the coding sequence GTGCATCTACTCCTGATCGAAGATGATCCGCTACTGGCTCAGTCCGTGGGCACGGCGTTACGCCAGCATGGCCATGTAGTGGATGCCTTCTGCTCAGCCGGCGAAGCCCTGAGGGCACTGGAAATGGGCCAGTTTGATCTGGTGCTGCTGGATCTGGGCCTGCCGGATGGCGACGGTCTGACCGTATTACAGGCGATTCGCCGCAGGCAGGACGCGACCCCGGTGCTGATTCTGACCGCCCGTGATGGTCTCGAAGACCGGGTCAAAGGGCTGGATCTGGGCGCTGATGACTACCTGACCAAACCTTTTTCACTGGTGGAGCTGGAGGCCCGGGTGCGTGCGCTGCTACGCCGCAGTCAGCAACGCCTCGATAATCATCTGCGCTTTGGCCGCATCCGGGTGGACGTCGAATCCGCCACCGCTTATGTCGACGAGCTGCCCATCGAGCTGCCCCGTCGCGAACTCACTCTGCTGGAATCCCTGCTGCTGCATGCCGGGCGTATTGTCCCGCGGGAAACCCTGGAACAACGTCTGTTTGGCTTTGAGGCGGTGGGGGCCAATGCACTGGAGGTCTACGTCAGCCGCCTGCGCAAGCGGCTGACCGACAGCGGCGTAGAAATCCGCACCATTCGTGGTCTGGGCTATCGTCTTGATGAGGCACGTGGCTAG
- a CDS encoding HD domain-containing phosphohydrolase, whose translation MDNINHFARWLSRAIEQRDLYTEQHGERVGQLAMEVGRACGLSSYDLELLKLSAALHDVGKIGIPDQVLLKPGKLTADEYELMKQHTAKGEYIILGCAEYSHDIDAVRKIAAAVRHHHEFFNGEGYPDRISGEDIPYLSRIVGIVDSFDAMATRRVYQSQRPQHLIMAELEKEAGTKHDPYILRVFFEVLNRGHIQFEPVP comes from the coding sequence ATGGATAACATCAATCACTTCGCCCGCTGGCTCAGTCGTGCCATAGAGCAGCGAGACCTCTACACCGAGCAGCATGGTGAACGGGTCGGCCAGCTGGCTATGGAGGTGGGCAGGGCCTGTGGTTTGAGCAGTTATGATCTGGAGCTGCTCAAACTGTCTGCGGCGCTGCACGATGTGGGTAAGATCGGCATCCCCGATCAGGTGCTGCTCAAGCCCGGTAAGCTGACCGCGGATGAATATGAGCTGATGAAACAGCATACCGCCAAGGGCGAATACATCATTCTTGGCTGCGCCGAGTACAGTCATGATATTGACGCGGTCAGGAAGATCGCCGCTGCCGTGCGTCACCATCATGAGTTCTTCAATGGCGAGGGCTATCCGGATCGCATCAGCGGGGAAGACATCCCCTATCTGTCCCGCATCGTCGGCATTGTGGACAGTTTTGATGCCATGGCGACCCGCCGCGTCTATCAGAGCCAGCGTCCGCAACACCTGATCATGGCTGAACTGGAAAAGGAAGCCGGCACCAAGCATGACCCCTATATTCTGCGAGTATTTTTCGAGGTGCTGAATCGGGGCCATATTCAGTTTGAACCGGTACCCTGA
- a CDS encoding nitronate monooxygenase, producing the protein MSALLTLLNTELPLIQAPMAGVSTPELAAAVCNAGALGSIAVGASSVDKARDMIRQTRALTSKPFNVNLFCHRPAVTDVRRESAWLDYLAPVFAEFEALPPARLQEIYTSFVADKPMLTMLLEERPALVSFHFGLPDSATLTALKQAGIVLLACATTLEEARQIEAAGIDIIVAQGVEAGGHRGVFNPEQGDSGLGTFSLVRQIVSQTQLPVVAAGGIMDGHGIKGALALGAQGVQMGTAFVLCPESSANAAYRAALQSDLAYQTQITSAISGRPARGLPNRLYTLGAQSPVALPDYPNAYDAGKALHAAASARGCHDFAAQWAGQGAPLARPMPAAELVATLAREAALLR; encoded by the coding sequence ATGTCAGCCCTGCTAACCCTGCTCAACACCGAGCTGCCACTGATTCAGGCGCCCATGGCGGGCGTGTCCACCCCCGAACTGGCCGCCGCCGTCTGTAATGCCGGCGCTCTGGGCTCCATCGCAGTGGGTGCATCCAGTGTTGATAAGGCACGGGACATGATCCGTCAGACCCGGGCACTGACCAGCAAACCCTTCAACGTCAATCTGTTCTGTCATCGCCCTGCAGTTACAGATGTCCGCCGGGAAAGCGCCTGGCTGGACTATCTGGCACCGGTCTTTGCCGAGTTTGAGGCGCTACCGCCAGCCCGGCTGCAAGAGATTTACACCAGCTTTGTGGCTGATAAACCGATGCTGACGATGCTGCTGGAGGAACGTCCGGCCCTCGTCAGTTTTCACTTTGGCCTGCCGGACAGTGCCACTCTCACCGCGCTGAAGCAGGCCGGCATCGTCCTGCTGGCCTGCGCCACTACGCTGGAAGAAGCCCGTCAGATCGAAGCTGCAGGTATCGATATCATTGTCGCTCAGGGGGTTGAGGCCGGCGGTCATCGCGGTGTGTTTAATCCCGAACAGGGGGATAGTGGCCTCGGTACGTTCAGTCTGGTACGCCAGATTGTCAGCCAGACGCAGCTTCCGGTGGTCGCAGCAGGCGGCATCATGGACGGCCACGGCATCAAGGGCGCGCTGGCACTGGGCGCCCAGGGTGTGCAGATGGGCACCGCCTTCGTACTCTGCCCCGAGTCGTCAGCCAATGCCGCTTATCGTGCCGCCCTGCAGAGTGATCTGGCCTATCAGACCCAAATTACCAGCGCGATTTCCGGGCGCCCGGCGCGCGGGCTGCCAAACCGGCTGTATACCCTTGGCGCCCAGAGCCCGGTGGCGCTGCCGGACTATCCCAACGCCTATGATGCTGGCAAGGCCCTGCATGCTGCTGCCAGTGCCCGGGGTTGTCATGATTTCGCCGCACAATGGGCTGGTCAGGGGGCGCCCCTGGCGAGGCCCATGCCTGCTGCGGAACTGGTGGCCACACTGGCTCGGGAAGCCGCCCTGCTCCGTTAA
- a CDS encoding ABC transporter permease: protein MWSRVLAVIVKELRQLSRDRMTFAMIVMIPLVQLILFGYAINTDVRHLPAAVVDMSDSSYSRALIQAVTATQVVDFSERLSSVHQAETAITNGQIKAALVIPADVGERLVRYSAGHYMTEPVAQWLVDGSDTVVASTIKGLRKMPMDEVLGNPHSEGVPTLEVVQYFNPEQRSVVNIVPGLLGVILTMTMVLFTAVAIVREREQGNMEFLITTPIRPFELMLGKIVPYVMVGFVQVGIILGVGHRLFAVPIRGGLDSLALAALLFILASLTLGLVISTVARTQLQAMQMTVFVLLPSILLSGFMFPYEGMPQVAQWISEILPATHFMRMARAIVLRGAEVANLGYDVLWLLGFTLVGLAVASLRFSKRLD from the coding sequence ATGTGGAGTAGAGTGCTGGCGGTGATCGTCAAGGAGCTGCGCCAGCTGTCCCGCGACCGTATGACCTTCGCCATGATCGTGATGATTCCGCTGGTGCAGCTGATCCTGTTTGGCTATGCCATCAATACCGACGTGCGCCATCTGCCTGCCGCCGTGGTGGATATGAGCGACTCCTCTTACAGCCGGGCGTTGATTCAGGCGGTCACGGCCACGCAGGTGGTGGATTTCAGCGAGCGGCTGAGCAGTGTACATCAGGCGGAAACGGCCATTACCAATGGCCAGATCAAGGCAGCACTGGTGATCCCCGCTGATGTTGGCGAGCGGCTGGTGCGCTATTCCGCAGGCCATTATATGACTGAGCCGGTGGCGCAGTGGCTGGTGGATGGTTCTGATACCGTGGTGGCTTCCACCATCAAGGGGCTGCGTAAGATGCCGATGGACGAAGTGCTGGGTAACCCGCACAGCGAAGGCGTCCCCACGCTGGAAGTGGTGCAGTACTTCAACCCCGAACAGCGCTCGGTGGTGAATATTGTGCCCGGGCTGCTGGGGGTGATTCTGACCATGACCATGGTGCTGTTCACCGCAGTAGCCATCGTGCGCGAACGTGAACAGGGCAATATGGAGTTTCTGATCACCACACCGATTCGGCCCTTCGAGCTGATGCTGGGCAAAATTGTGCCCTATGTGATGGTCGGTTTTGTGCAGGTGGGGATCATTCTTGGCGTCGGCCACCGGCTGTTTGCGGTACCCATTCGAGGCGGGCTGGACTCGCTGGCGCTGGCCGCGCTGCTGTTCATTCTGGCCAGCCTGACACTGGGGCTGGTGATTTCCACCGTCGCCAGAACCCAGCTGCAGGCGATGCAGATGACGGTGTTTGTGCTGTTGCCGTCGATCCTGCTGTCGGGTTTTATGTTCCCCTATGAGGGCATGCCTCAGGTGGCGCAGTGGATCTCGGAAATACTGCCCGCGACCCACTTTATGCGTATGGCGCGGGCCATTGTGCTGCGTGGCGCCGAGGTGGCCAACCTCGGCTATGACGTGCTCTGGCTACTGGGCTTTACGCTGGTGGGGCTGGCCGTGGCGAGCCTGCGTTTTTCCAAACGGCTGGATTAA